DNA sequence from the Syntrophorhabdaceae bacterium genome:
AAGCAGGACCTTCTCTTCCTTCGATGACAGCACGGCCCTGGCAGTAACGCCCTCGGGCAGTATGATCGGCCTGTTTGTGAGCATATGAGGACAGATAGGTGTCACCATTATATTGGCCAATGAAGGATATATGAGAGGTCCTCCCGCTGCCAGTGAATAGCCTGTCGAGCCTGTCGGTGTAGAGAATATCAGGCCGTCTCCCTTGTATGTCGTCAGGTATTCTTCATTAACATAGGTCTCAATATCGATGATCCTCGCAAGGGCATCTTTGGTAATAACAGCGTCATTCAGAATGGAGAATTCAAAAACATAGTCATTCCCGCGCTTGACGGTAACCAGCAGCATGACCCGTTTGGAAATATCAAAATCGCCTTTTATTACCTTTTCCAGCATGGAAGGCAATTCCTCGACCGATGTCTCGGTTAAGAAACCCAGGCCGCCGAGATTAACACCAAGGATCGGCACCTCTTTCCCCCGCAAATGTCTTGAGGCACTTAAAAGCGTGCCATCGCCTCCGAGGACAATGATCAGATCCGTATCTTCACCAACGTGTTCCAGCTCGAAGGTTTTGTCATAACGCATAGCCTTCGCGGCTACATCATCAATAAAAAAATCGTACTCATGTCCGAAGGAATCCACGATGGTTCTTGCTATTCTTATGGCATCTTCATTGTTCCTCTTGCAGACTATATGGATATTCTTCATATACTGTATTGCTCCTTTACATTGTATCGCTCCTTTACATAGTCCGATAATTCATTGAGGAGTAAAAAAGATCTTTCAACCGTAGCGGTTTTATCCGCGTTCATAAGGTTGCATGTCGCAGGGGCGAGCATGCTGTTTTCGATGATGACATCCATATCCAGACCATTTTGCGCGAGGTGATGCCACATGCTCTCAAGGCGCCCGGCAAGGCTTTTGACATCTTCCCCGGAAAACTCCTCATAACGGGTCGGTACGATGCCCCAGCTTATTATCTTTCCCTTCTCCAGAAACGTTTTCACTTTATCGTATGTGACAAAGAGGTCACCGAAGGCGTAGGCGTTAAATGAAAGGATCTCTATATCGAGCGACAGGAGGAAGTCCCAATCGGGTCTGCCGCAGAGATGAAGCCCGCGGGGTCCCTCGATACCGCTGAAGAAATCCATGAGCTCATTCTTTGCCTTAACGTGATCGTAGCCGCACATCGCGTTAAAAACAGATTCCAGCCCGGGGTCGTCAACCCAGACAAATGCCCTTCGGTTTTTAAGACAAAGCTCTCTGTATTGCACATTCACCTTTTTCTGAATAAAAGAAAATATGAGAGCACGTATATCATCATTATAAACTATAGGTTTACCATTCTCATCTGTTATTTTCAGGGAAAGGCTTACCGGGCTTATAACCTGCCCCCTCACAGACCTGTATGAAGAGAGGTCCTGTT
Encoded proteins:
- a CDS encoding NAD(+)/NADH kinase: MKNIHIVCKRNNEDAIRIARTIVDSFGHEYDFFIDDVAAKAMRYDKTFELEHVGEDTDLIIVLGGDGTLLSASRHLRGKEVPILGVNLGGLGFLTETSVEELPSMLEKVIKGDFDISKRVMLLVTVKRGNDYVFEFSILNDAVITKDALARIIDIETYVNEEYLTTYKGDGLIFSTPTGSTGYSLAAGGPLIYPSLANIMVTPICPHMLTNRPIILPEGVTARAVLSSKEEKVLLTIDGQIGFPLEYGDEVVVKRSPYTASLVKSSSKGYFEILRTKLKWGER